The following are encoded in a window of Streptomyces sp. Go-475 genomic DNA:
- a CDS encoding RICIN domain-containing protein, producing the protein MPTPHPPRPPYPPPGGDPGESDESLAAPLRGSPEGEVAAHSVALLMARHWQPVHDYAVICLASSAKVAAMVTGTAFHRTLNRLAFGESGVALRPALLVTVRDTIREWSGDDRISAVLPALQKPAGGRGLRAATSMTPENRALAERAFQALPAAARCLLWHVEVEADPLSVPAGLLGMDTDIASAALEQARDTFREGCVHAHRELAPTQDCRFYNRLLDVPIRRGGTLLPDVQEHLAECRYCRNAAEQLSHFEGPLGPLIAEAVLGWGARRYLDSRPGRSSHGTRGGRAGRRGGGRRGGGARGDGRHRLLSRIPLPARRVPDALRSPRALLSGVGAVSAGVLATVLIISASSYDGGQADPAGSNSAAGSDGTGSVSPPGTAGLPTAPGVTRLRNAGADLCLDVRDLPKEGSATKLAPCSTVWTQQWTYEDDGLLRSVADPGLCLDSHKDAGVVVLGTCADEDTERADDVRYDLTVQGELLPRWDERLALAATHDDPDADIVVKVRDRSEAQRWQPEPLPTTAGSLSIEEQEGHKARQVTLPHGRTA; encoded by the coding sequence GTGCCCACCCCCCACCCCCCTCGTCCCCCGTATCCCCCGCCCGGCGGGGATCCGGGGGAATCCGACGAGAGCCTCGCCGCCCCGCTCAGAGGCAGCCCGGAGGGCGAGGTCGCCGCCCATTCCGTCGCGCTGCTGATGGCGCGGCACTGGCAGCCGGTGCACGACTACGCGGTCATCTGTCTCGCCTCGTCGGCCAAGGTCGCCGCGATGGTCACCGGGACCGCCTTCCACCGGACCCTCAACCGCCTCGCCTTCGGCGAGTCGGGCGTCGCGCTGCGCCCGGCCCTTCTGGTGACCGTGCGCGACACGATCCGGGAGTGGTCGGGCGACGACCGAATATCGGCGGTCCTGCCCGCCTTGCAGAAACCGGCCGGAGGGCGCGGGCTGCGCGCGGCGACGTCCATGACGCCCGAAAATCGCGCCCTCGCGGAGCGGGCATTCCAGGCACTTCCCGCGGCCGCGCGCTGTTTGCTCTGGCACGTCGAGGTCGAGGCCGATCCCTTAAGCGTCCCGGCCGGTCTGCTGGGCATGGATACCGACATCGCGTCGGCCGCACTCGAACAGGCACGGGACACATTCCGTGAGGGTTGTGTACATGCCCATCGGGAACTCGCGCCGACCCAGGATTGCCGGTTCTACAACCGACTGCTCGACGTCCCGATCCGCCGGGGCGGCACCCTGCTGCCGGACGTCCAGGAGCACCTGGCGGAGTGCCGCTACTGCCGGAACGCAGCCGAACAGCTGAGCCATTTCGAGGGGCCGCTGGGCCCGCTGATCGCCGAGGCGGTGCTCGGCTGGGGCGCACGCCGGTACCTCGACTCGCGACCGGGCCGGTCCTCGCACGGCACGCGGGGCGGTCGCGCCGGCCGGCGGGGCGGCGGGCGGCGCGGCGGCGGAGCCCGGGGAGACGGGCGGCACCGCCTGCTGTCCAGGATCCCCCTGCCCGCGCGCCGGGTCCCGGACGCGCTGCGGTCCCCCCGGGCGCTGCTCTCCGGCGTCGGCGCGGTGTCGGCCGGGGTACTGGCCACCGTGCTCATCATCAGCGCCTCGTCGTACGACGGCGGCCAGGCCGACCCGGCCGGCTCCAACAGCGCCGCCGGCTCCGACGGCACCGGGTCCGTGTCACCGCCCGGCACGGCGGGGCTGCCCACGGCACCGGGCGTGACGCGGCTGCGCAACGCCGGCGCCGACCTGTGCCTGGACGTCCGGGACCTGCCGAAGGAGGGCTCGGCGACGAAGCTGGCGCCGTGTTCGACGGTGTGGACCCAGCAGTGGACGTACGAGGACGACGGGCTGCTGCGCAGCGTGGCCGACCCCGGGCTGTGCCTGGACTCGCACAAGGACGCGGGCGTGGTGGTCCTCGGCACCTGCGCCGACGAGGACACCGAACGGGCCGACGACGTGCGCTACGACCTCACCGTGCAGGGCGAGTTGCTGCCCCGCTGGGACGAGCGGCTCGCCCTCGCCGCCACGCACGACGACCCGGACGCCGACATCGTCGTCAAGGTCCGCGACCGCTCCGAGGCCCAGCGCTGGCAGCCGGAGCCCCTGCCGACGACGGCCGGCTCGCTGTCGATCGAGGAGCAGGAGGGCCACAAGGCCCGGCAGGTGACCCTGCCCCACGGCCGGACGGCGTGA
- a CDS encoding alpha/beta hydrolase, translating to MPAVRVDGIEVAYDRVGRGPPLVLAHAATTDARVFRPQLADLADEFTVIAWDEPGAGRSSDVPPSFVLADYARCLAAVIEDAGLGPAHVLGLSWGGTVVLELYRNHPELVRTLLLVDTYAGWKGSLPPAEVRQRVAGAERMLAVPAEEFAPTMPGLFAAEPPADAVRLLSVMSADTRARTIRTELTIMAGTDQRDLLPAIEVPALLLWGELDARSPVEPVAHRFLAAIPEATLVVLPGVGHLSNMEAPDAFNRTVREFCRAHS from the coding sequence ATGCCAGCGGTGCGGGTCGACGGCATCGAGGTCGCGTACGACCGGGTGGGCCGGGGCCCGCCCCTCGTGCTCGCGCACGCCGCGACGACCGACGCCCGCGTGTTCCGTCCGCAGCTGGCGGACCTCGCCGACGAGTTCACCGTGATCGCCTGGGACGAACCGGGCGCCGGCCGCTCCTCCGACGTCCCGCCCTCCTTCGTCCTGGCCGACTACGCCCGCTGCCTCGCCGCGGTCATCGAGGACGCCGGTCTCGGCCCGGCCCATGTCCTGGGCCTGTCCTGGGGCGGGACCGTCGTCCTGGAGCTCTACCGGAACCACCCCGAGCTCGTCCGCACGCTGCTCCTCGTCGACACCTACGCCGGCTGGAAGGGCTCGCTGCCCCCGGCGGAGGTACGGCAGCGGGTCGCGGGGGCGGAGCGGATGCTGGCGGTCCCGGCCGAGGAGTTCGCGCCGACCATGCCGGGCCTGTTCGCCGCCGAGCCACCCGCCGACGCCGTGCGGCTGCTGTCCGTGATGTCGGCCGACACCCGCGCCCGGACCATCCGCACCGAACTCACCATCATGGCCGGGACCGACCAGCGCGACCTGCTGCCCGCGATCGAGGTGCCGGCCCTCCTGCTCTGGGGCGAGCTGGACGCGCGCTCCCCGGTGGAACCCGTCGCGCACCGGTTCCTCGCGGCGATCCCGGAGGCCACGCTGGTCGTGCTCCCGGGCGTCGGGCACCTCAGCAACATGGAGGCCCCGGACGCCTTCAACCGGACCGTCCGGGAGTTCTGCCGCGCCCACTCCTGA
- a CDS encoding glycoside hydrolase family 2 TIM barrel-domain containing protein, producing MSVTRRSVLLASAAAPAAGALLGAPEAWAAEEARGASGRRTVALRDGWRFALVDPGGITDPTGAYADAALPGYDDSGWREIAVPHDWSIEQAPTTEHGTTSGTGFLPGGLGWYRLAFTLPRALAGKRISVEFDGVYMDSVVHCNGKEAGRHPYGYTGFALDLTDLVHTDGTTENVLAVKVQNRLPSSRWYSGSGIYREARLVITEPVHVARWGTRVTTPEVSRERAVVRVATSVVDASGTGAHVEVVSRIVDPEGRTVARASSTAAVSGAHSETHQLTVPRPELWDIDSPHRYTLHTELRTGGRTTDTYRTVFGIRTFRFDPDEGFFLNGRHHKIKGVDLHHDLGALGAAVSLDAVRRQLEIMRSMGVNALRTAHNPPAPEVIQVCEELGVIMLVEAFDCWRTGKNRYDYGRFFDEWGEKDATEMVLAARNSPAVLMWSIGNEVPDSTSTAGLAMADRIIAAIKAADDTRPLVIGSDKYRRMPAKGSAADLMLAKLDGLGLNYNTARSVDQLHAAYPHLFLFESESSSETSTRGAYQEPEHLNTGENHTPGKRATSSYDNNLASWTMSGEYGHKKDRDRKWFAGQFLWSGIDYLGEPTPYDVFPVKASFFGAVDTAGFPKDMYYLFRSQWVDEPMVHLLPMTWNHAEGDTVEVWAYANVDTVELYLNGKSLGVRRFDTKKTVDGRVYLETTEATGDDKTFTDGPYPGSYTSPNGSAGKLHLTWKVPYAPGELKAVARRNGRVVATDVLRTAGAPHAIRLTPDRTSLAADGRSLVFVTAEVVDRRGVVVPDAEHLISFDVANGSLAGLDNGRQESAERYQASTRTAFHGKALAIVRSGTRTGRVTVTARADGLRTGTASVRATPARDRAETDPPVFEPEHPAPVTYPHADASFSGRPDTLPAAMLDGDPATGWSNGFFKQATALLPAFDGARTEDWVSVDFGRTRGFDRVDVSFTVDATHSLPASIEVAVWDGRAWRAARDTAIDWATASGAPTVITFAPLRGSRVRLTLTSRHPDEARGAIRISRLETPAA from the coding sequence ATGTCGGTCACGCGCAGATCGGTCCTGCTCGCCTCCGCGGCCGCGCCCGCGGCCGGAGCGCTGCTGGGCGCGCCGGAGGCGTGGGCCGCCGAGGAGGCGCGCGGCGCGTCCGGCCGCCGCACCGTCGCGCTGCGCGACGGCTGGCGCTTCGCGCTGGTCGACCCGGGCGGCATCACCGACCCGACCGGTGCCTACGCCGACGCCGCCCTGCCCGGGTACGACGACTCCGGGTGGCGTGAGATCGCCGTCCCGCACGACTGGAGCATCGAGCAGGCCCCCACCACCGAGCACGGCACGACCAGCGGCACCGGCTTCCTCCCGGGCGGCCTCGGCTGGTACCGCCTCGCCTTCACCCTGCCGCGCGCCCTCGCCGGGAAGCGGATCTCGGTGGAGTTCGACGGCGTCTACATGGACTCCGTCGTCCACTGCAACGGCAAGGAGGCCGGCCGCCACCCCTACGGCTACACCGGCTTCGCCCTCGACCTCACGGACCTGGTGCACACCGACGGCACCACCGAGAACGTGCTCGCCGTCAAGGTCCAGAACCGCCTGCCCAGCAGCCGCTGGTACTCGGGCAGCGGCATCTACCGCGAGGCCCGCCTGGTGATCACCGAGCCGGTGCACGTGGCCCGCTGGGGCACCCGCGTCACCACGCCCGAGGTCTCCCGCGAGCGGGCCGTCGTACGGGTCGCCACCTCGGTCGTCGACGCGTCGGGCACCGGCGCGCACGTCGAGGTCGTCTCCCGCATCGTCGACCCCGAGGGCCGGACGGTCGCCCGCGCCTCCTCCACGGCCGCCGTCAGCGGCGCGCACTCCGAGACCCACCAGCTCACGGTTCCGCGCCCCGAGCTGTGGGACATCGACTCCCCGCACCGCTACACCCTGCACACCGAGCTGCGCACCGGCGGCCGGACCACCGACACCTACCGCACGGTCTTCGGGATCCGCACCTTCCGCTTCGACCCGGACGAGGGCTTCTTCCTCAACGGCCGCCACCACAAAATCAAGGGCGTCGACCTCCACCACGACCTGGGCGCCCTCGGCGCCGCCGTGAGCCTCGACGCGGTCCGCCGCCAGCTGGAGATCATGCGGTCCATGGGCGTCAACGCCCTGCGCACCGCCCACAACCCGCCCGCCCCCGAGGTGATCCAGGTCTGCGAGGAACTGGGCGTCATCATGCTGGTGGAGGCGTTCGACTGCTGGCGCACCGGCAAGAACCGGTACGACTACGGCCGGTTCTTCGACGAGTGGGGCGAGAAGGACGCCACCGAGATGGTGCTCGCGGCCCGCAACTCGCCCGCGGTGCTGATGTGGTCCATCGGCAACGAGGTCCCCGACTCCACCTCCACCGCCGGCCTCGCCATGGCCGACCGGATCATCGCCGCGATCAAGGCGGCCGACGACACCCGACCGCTGGTCATCGGCTCCGACAAGTACCGCCGCATGCCCGCGAAGGGCTCCGCCGCGGACCTGATGCTCGCCAAGCTGGACGGGCTCGGCCTCAACTACAACACCGCCAGGTCGGTGGACCAGCTGCACGCGGCCTACCCGCACCTGTTCCTCTTCGAGTCCGAGTCGTCGTCGGAGACCTCGACGCGCGGCGCGTACCAGGAGCCCGAACACCTCAACACCGGCGAGAACCACACGCCGGGCAAGCGGGCGACCTCGTCGTACGACAACAACCTCGCCTCCTGGACCATGAGCGGCGAGTACGGCCACAAGAAGGACCGGGACCGCAAGTGGTTCGCCGGGCAGTTCCTCTGGTCGGGCATCGACTACCTCGGCGAGCCCACCCCGTACGACGTCTTCCCGGTCAAGGCGTCCTTCTTCGGCGCGGTCGACACGGCCGGCTTCCCGAAGGACATGTACTACCTGTTCCGGAGCCAGTGGGTCGACGAGCCGATGGTCCACCTGCTGCCGATGACCTGGAACCACGCCGAGGGCGACACCGTCGAGGTGTGGGCGTACGCGAACGTCGACACCGTCGAGCTGTACCTCAACGGGAAGTCCCTGGGAGTGCGGCGGTTCGACACGAAGAAGACCGTCGACGGCCGCGTGTACCTGGAGACGACCGAGGCGACCGGGGACGACAAGACCTTCACCGACGGCCCCTACCCGGGCAGCTACACCAGCCCGAACGGCAGCGCCGGCAAGCTCCACCTGACCTGGAAGGTGCCCTACGCGCCGGGCGAGCTGAAGGCCGTCGCGCGGCGGAACGGCCGGGTGGTCGCCACCGACGTGCTGCGCACCGCCGGCGCCCCGCACGCGATACGCCTGACCCCGGACCGCACGTCCCTCGCCGCCGACGGCCGTTCCCTGGTCTTCGTGACCGCCGAGGTCGTCGACCGGCGCGGTGTCGTGGTGCCCGACGCCGAGCACCTGATCTCCTTCGACGTGGCGAACGGCTCCCTCGCCGGGCTCGACAACGGCCGCCAGGAGAGCGCCGAGCGCTACCAGGCGAGCACCCGCACCGCCTTCCACGGCAAGGCCCTCGCCATCGTCCGCTCCGGCACCAGGACGGGCCGGGTGACGGTGACGGCCCGGGCCGACGGCCTGCGCACCGGCACGGCGTCCGTGCGCGCCACACCGGCCCGCGACCGGGCCGAGACCGACCCGCCGGTGTTCGAGCCGGAGCACCCCGCGCCCGTCACCTACCCGCACGCCGACGCCAGTTTCTCGGGCCGTCCGGACACCCTGCCCGCCGCCATGCTCGACGGCGACCCGGCCACCGGCTGGTCCAACGGCTTCTTCAAGCAGGCCACGGCCCTGCTGCCCGCCTTCGACGGGGCGCGTACGGAGGACTGGGTCTCGGTCGACTTCGGACGCACGCGCGGTTTCGACCGGGTCGACGTCTCCTTCACCGTGGACGCCACGCACAGCCTGCCCGCCTCGATCGAGGTGGCGGTGTGGGACGGCCGTGCCTGGCGGGCCGCCCGGGACACCGCGATCGACTGGGCCACCGCCTCCGGCGCCCCGACCGTGATCACCTTCGCGCCCCTGCGCGGCTCCCGCGTCCGGCTCACCCTGACGAGCCGCCACCCCGACGAGGCCCGGGGCGCGATCCGCATCAGCCGGCTGGAGACCCCGGCCGCCTGA
- a CDS encoding sigma-70 family RNA polymerase sigma factor, protein MTEISAPGTDAPLDAATGVFVDHRELLFGVVYNMLGSVADTEDVLQETWLSWTARGGGAPSAGIDNPRAYLVRVAVNHALRRRAVISRRRETYVGAWLPEPLVAEENADTADGPALRSESVSLAMLVVLESLTPLERAVFVLGEVFGYPHAEIAEIIDRSPAAVRQLARRAREHVHARRPRYQAHPRVRREATERFVRAALGGDIAALMEILAPDVTAWTDAGGKRRPASLRPVHGRDKVTRLLTSGRGGPRNPVFRYRRVNGDDAAVLFDGDAPYAVLVLDLTPEGDRVRGIYVVANPDKLTRVPKEAA, encoded by the coding sequence ATGACCGAGATCTCCGCACCCGGCACCGACGCCCCGCTCGACGCGGCGACAGGGGTGTTCGTCGACCATCGCGAGCTGCTGTTCGGCGTCGTCTACAACATGCTCGGCAGTGTCGCCGACACCGAGGACGTCCTGCAGGAGACGTGGCTGTCCTGGACGGCCCGCGGCGGAGGTGCTCCGTCGGCCGGCATCGACAACCCGCGCGCCTATCTCGTCCGGGTGGCGGTCAACCACGCCCTGCGGCGCCGCGCGGTGATCAGCCGACGGCGGGAGACGTACGTGGGGGCGTGGCTGCCCGAGCCGCTGGTCGCCGAGGAGAACGCCGACACCGCCGACGGTCCGGCCCTGCGGAGCGAATCGGTGTCGCTGGCGATGCTGGTGGTCCTGGAGTCGCTGACCCCGCTGGAAAGGGCCGTGTTCGTCCTGGGCGAGGTGTTCGGTTACCCGCACGCCGAGATCGCCGAGATCATCGACCGCTCCCCCGCCGCCGTACGGCAGTTGGCGCGCCGGGCCCGGGAGCATGTGCACGCGCGGCGGCCGCGGTACCAGGCGCATCCGCGGGTGCGGCGGGAGGCGACCGAGCGGTTCGTGCGGGCGGCGCTGGGCGGCGACATCGCCGCGCTGATGGAGATCCTCGCGCCGGACGTGACGGCGTGGACGGACGCCGGCGGCAAGCGCCGGCCGGCGAGCCTGCGTCCGGTGCACGGCCGGGACAAGGTGACGCGCCTGCTCACGTCCGGGCGGGGCGGCCCGCGCAACCCCGTGTTCCGCTACCGGCGGGTCAACGGCGACGACGCGGCGGTGCTGTTCGACGGCGACGCGCCGTACGCCGTCCTGGTCCTGGACCTCACGCCGGAGGGCGACCGGGTGCGCGGCATCTACGTGGTGGCCAACCCGGACAAGCTCACCCGTGTGCCCAAGGAGGCGGCGTGA
- a CDS encoding toxin Doc, giving the protein MAPVLHIDVPWLLQRHEEVLPDQPTINDFSALVAAVARHRVDPPRLGVNSDPAWRAAALLHTLAVLRPLPSANARFACSAAVAYMFVSGVGIDPPYGALVDLARDLMSGTTDVYGAADRLRSWQI; this is encoded by the coding sequence ATGGCACCCGTCCTCCATATCGACGTGCCCTGGCTGCTCCAGCGCCACGAAGAGGTCCTGCCGGACCAGCCGACGATCAACGACTTCTCCGCGCTGGTCGCCGCCGTCGCCCGGCACCGGGTCGACCCGCCGCGCCTCGGGGTGAACTCCGACCCGGCCTGGCGGGCGGCCGCGCTGCTGCACACCCTCGCCGTGCTCCGGCCGCTGCCCTCGGCCAACGCCCGCTTCGCCTGCTCGGCCGCCGTGGCGTACATGTTCGTCAGCGGCGTCGGCATCGACCCGCCCTACGGCGCCCTCGTCGACCTCGCCCGCGACCTGATGTCCGGCACGACCGACGTCTACGGCGCGGCGGACCGGCTGCGCTCCTGGCAGATCTGA
- a CDS encoding glycoside hydrolase family 9 protein: protein MKRRRTALLSLTALLATALTALPSAPAGAEEVEQVRNGTFDSTTDPWWTTSNVTAGLSDGRLCADVPGGTTNRWDAAVGQNDITLVKGQTYRFSFSATGTPAGHAVRAIVGLSVAPYDTYHEVTPQLSVSGDTYSYTFTSPVDTAQGQVGFQLGGSADAWRFCMDDVSLLGGVKPEPYEPDTGPRVRVNQVAYLPAGPKNATLVTDATAKLPWELKNSRGTVVARGTTVPRGVDASSGQNVHSIDFGAYRAKGTGFTLVADGETSRPFDIDASAYERLRLDSAKYYYTQRSGIAIREDLRPGYGRKAGHVGVAPNQGDTNVPCQPGVCDYALDVSGGWYDAGDHGKYVVNGGISVWEVLSTYERALHARTGDAGKLGDGTLAIPESGNKVPDLLDEARWELEFLLKMQVPDGKPLAGMAHHKMHDEQWTGLPLMPHDDPQKRELHPPSTAATLNLAATAAQAARLYRPYDKAFAAKALAAARTAWSAALAHPDRYASESDGVGGGAYPDSDVTDDFYWAAAELYLSTGEKQFQDHVLKSPVHTADLFKPIGFDWARTGAAGRLDLATVPNKLPGRDKVRRSVVQGADRYLATLKAHPYGMPYAPDGNKYDWGSSHQILNNAVVLATAYDITGASKYRDGALQSMDYILGRNALNISYVTGYGEVSAQNQHSRWYARQLDPAQPNPPKGTLAGGPNSSIQDPYAQSKLQGCVGQFCYIDDIQSWSTNEHTINWNAALTRMASFVADQG from the coding sequence GTGAAACGACGCAGAACCGCCCTGTTGTCCCTCACCGCCCTGCTGGCGACCGCGCTCACCGCGCTGCCCTCCGCACCGGCCGGGGCCGAGGAGGTCGAACAGGTCAGGAACGGCACCTTCGACTCCACCACCGACCCCTGGTGGACGACCAGCAACGTCACCGCCGGACTGTCCGACGGCCGGCTCTGCGCCGACGTCCCCGGCGGCACCACCAACCGCTGGGACGCCGCCGTCGGGCAGAACGACATCACCCTCGTGAAGGGGCAGACGTACCGCTTCTCCTTCAGCGCGACCGGCACCCCCGCCGGGCACGCGGTACGGGCGATCGTGGGCCTGTCGGTGGCCCCGTACGACACCTACCACGAGGTGACGCCGCAGCTCAGCGTCTCCGGCGACACCTACTCGTACACCTTCACCTCGCCCGTCGACACCGCCCAGGGCCAGGTCGGCTTCCAGCTCGGCGGCAGCGCGGACGCCTGGCGCTTCTGCATGGACGACGTCTCCCTGCTGGGCGGGGTGAAGCCGGAGCCCTACGAGCCCGACACCGGGCCCCGGGTCCGGGTCAACCAGGTCGCGTACCTGCCCGCCGGGCCGAAGAACGCCACCCTGGTCACCGACGCCACGGCGAAGCTGCCCTGGGAGCTGAAGAACTCCCGCGGGACGGTCGTCGCCCGGGGCACGACCGTGCCGCGCGGTGTCGACGCCTCCTCCGGGCAGAACGTCCACTCGATCGACTTCGGCGCCTACAGGGCGAAGGGCACCGGCTTCACGCTCGTCGCCGACGGCGAGACCAGCCGCCCCTTCGACATCGACGCGAGCGCCTACGAGCGGCTCCGGCTGGACTCGGCGAAGTACTACTACACCCAGCGCAGCGGCATCGCGATACGCGAGGACCTGCGGCCCGGCTACGGCCGCAAGGCCGGGCACGTGGGCGTGGCACCCAACCAGGGCGACACGAACGTGCCGTGCCAGCCCGGCGTCTGCGACTACGCGCTCGACGTGAGCGGCGGCTGGTACGACGCCGGCGACCACGGCAAGTACGTCGTCAACGGCGGCATCTCCGTCTGGGAGGTGCTCAGCACCTACGAACGCGCCCTGCACGCCCGCACCGGCGACGCCGGCAAGCTCGGCGACGGCACCCTCGCCATCCCGGAGAGCGGCAACAAGGTGCCGGACCTCCTCGACGAGGCCCGCTGGGAGCTGGAGTTCCTGCTGAAGATGCAGGTGCCCGACGGCAAGCCGCTGGCCGGCATGGCCCACCACAAGATGCACGACGAGCAGTGGACCGGGCTGCCGCTGATGCCCCATGACGACCCGCAGAAGCGCGAGCTGCACCCGCCGTCCACGGCCGCGACCCTGAACCTGGCCGCCACGGCCGCGCAGGCGGCCCGCCTCTACCGGCCCTACGACAAGGCCTTCGCCGCCAAGGCACTGGCCGCCGCCCGCACGGCCTGGTCGGCGGCGCTCGCCCACCCCGACCGCTACGCCTCCGAGAGCGACGGCGTCGGCGGCGGCGCCTACCCCGACAGCGACGTCACCGACGACTTCTACTGGGCGGCGGCCGAGCTGTACCTCTCCACCGGCGAGAAGCAGTTCCAGGACCACGTCCTGAAGTCACCGGTCCACACGGCGGACCTCTTCAAGCCGATCGGCTTCGACTGGGCCCGCACCGGGGCGGCGGGGCGCCTCGACCTCGCCACGGTGCCGAACAAGCTGCCCGGCCGCGACAAGGTCCGCCGGTCCGTCGTCCAGGGCGCCGACCGCTACCTGGCCACCCTGAAGGCCCACCCCTACGGCATGCCGTACGCGCCGGACGGCAACAAGTACGACTGGGGCTCCAGCCACCAGATCCTCAACAACGCCGTCGTCCTCGCCACCGCGTACGACATCACCGGCGCCTCGAAGTACCGGGACGGCGCACTCCAGAGCATGGACTACATCCTCGGCCGCAACGCGCTGAACATCTCCTACGTCACCGGCTACGGCGAGGTCAGCGCGCAGAACCAGCACAGCCGCTGGTACGCCCGCCAGCTCGACCCCGCCCAGCCCAACCCGCCGAAGGGCACCCTCGCCGGCGGGCCGAACTCGAGCATCCAGGACCCCTACGCACAGAGCAAACTCCAGGGCTGCGTCGGCCAGTTCTGCTACATCGACGACATCCAGTCCTGGTCGACCAACGAGCACACGATCAACTGGAACGCCGCCCTGACCCGCATGGCCTCCTTCGTGGCGGACCAGGGATAG
- a CDS encoding cytochrome bc complex cytochrome b subunit, which translates to MSAGRGERLADWFDGRLGTHTLGRKYLRKVFPDHWSFLLGEICLYSFVVLVLTGVYLTLFFHPSMNEVVYDGSYTPLNGVRMSEAYASTLDISFDVRGGLLIRQLHHWAALVFVAGMLTHMMRHFFTGSFRKPREVNWLFGWLLLFLGLFEGLFGYSLPDDLLSGTGLRFVHGALLSVPIVGTYLAMFLFGGEFPGDDIVARFYALHVLLIPGVMAALIVLHLLLVVYHKHTQFAGPGRTERNVVGAPFMPVYLAKAGGFFFLVSGVLALMAAVATINPVWSYGPYRADQVSTGAQPDWYLGFAEGLVRIMPGWEITLWGHTLVPGVLIPIVVFPLLLVFIGVYPFLEARFTGDRHEHHLLDRPRDRPVRTAIGAAWISLYLVLLAGGGNDIVATRFHLSINTVTWAVRIGMFVVPATVFVVTRRICLGLRERDRELVAHGRPTGVIKRLPHGAYVEVHEPLDPARLHTLTAHERPGEPVGHGPSRRAVAGPLRSGRGRTPGRSG; encoded by the coding sequence GTGAGCGCCGGACGCGGCGAGCGCCTCGCCGACTGGTTCGACGGCCGGCTCGGCACCCACACGCTCGGCCGGAAGTACCTGCGCAAGGTGTTCCCGGACCACTGGTCCTTCCTGCTCGGCGAGATATGCCTGTACAGCTTCGTGGTGCTGGTGCTCACCGGCGTGTATCTGACGCTGTTCTTCCACCCGTCGATGAACGAGGTGGTGTACGACGGGAGTTACACGCCGCTGAACGGCGTGCGCATGTCCGAGGCGTACGCCTCCACGCTGGACATCAGCTTCGACGTGCGCGGCGGGCTGCTGATCCGGCAGCTGCACCACTGGGCGGCGCTGGTCTTCGTCGCCGGGATGCTGACGCACATGATGCGGCACTTCTTCACGGGCTCGTTCCGCAAGCCGCGGGAGGTCAACTGGCTGTTCGGCTGGCTGCTGCTGTTCCTCGGCCTGTTCGAGGGGCTGTTCGGCTACTCGCTCCCCGACGACCTGCTGTCGGGCACGGGCCTGAGGTTCGTGCACGGCGCGCTGCTGTCGGTGCCGATCGTGGGGACGTACCTGGCGATGTTCCTGTTCGGCGGCGAGTTCCCGGGCGACGACATCGTGGCCCGCTTCTACGCGCTGCACGTGCTGCTGATCCCCGGGGTGATGGCGGCGCTGATCGTGCTCCACCTGCTGCTCGTCGTGTACCACAAGCACACCCAGTTCGCGGGGCCCGGCCGCACCGAACGCAATGTGGTGGGGGCGCCCTTCATGCCGGTGTACCTGGCGAAGGCGGGCGGCTTCTTCTTCCTGGTGTCCGGGGTGCTGGCGCTGATGGCGGCGGTGGCGACGATCAACCCGGTCTGGTCGTACGGCCCCTACCGCGCCGACCAGGTGTCGACGGGCGCCCAGCCCGACTGGTACCTCGGGTTCGCCGAGGGCCTGGTGCGGATCATGCCCGGCTGGGAGATCACGCTGTGGGGGCACACGCTGGTGCCGGGCGTGCTGATCCCGATCGTGGTGTTCCCGCTGCTGCTGGTGTTCATCGGCGTGTACCCGTTCCTGGAGGCCCGGTTCACCGGGGACCGGCACGAGCACCATCTGCTGGACCGGCCGCGCGACCGCCCGGTCCGCACGGCGATCGGAGCGGCCTGGATCAGCCTCTACCTGGTGCTGCTGGCGGGTGGCGGCAACGACATCGTGGCGACCCGCTTCCACCTGTCGATCAACACGGTGACGTGGGCGGTGCGGATCGGGATGTTCGTCGTCCCGGCGACGGTCTTCGTCGTCACCCGGCGGATCTGCCTGGGGTTGCGGGAGCGCGACCGGGAGCTGGTGGCGCACGGCCGTCCCACCGGTGTGATCAAGCGGCTGCCGCACGGCGCGTACGTCGAGGTGCACGAGCCGCTGGACCCGGCCCGGCTGCACACCCTGACCGCCCACGAGCGGCCCGGGGAACCCGTCGGGCACGGGCCGTCGCGCCGGGCCGTGGCCGGGCCGCTCAGGAGTGGGCGCGGCAGAACTCCCGGACGGTCCGGTTGA